One genomic region from Flagellimonas oceani encodes:
- a CDS encoding M23 family metallopeptidase, with protein sequence MNFFEFTTFRTKNIILGIWECLKQLGRKELAYLLLLTLVCLVYFVQGDHKMSETRLHDATVAMAQYQERLKLNINSDYGDSLTVQKEREQLLMAIEERIVTYLYQIPDYSYIGSLETYLKCRHVLLEQLPSAVPLEKGDYILSSDYGIRSHPISGKTKKHFGIDLAASNGKPVYASASGIITDIFYSDKGYGTHIIIKHRFGFQTLYGHLDKVLAHKGQKVEQHELIATVGSSGSSTGYHLHYETIKNQVKIDPRPSLALKKKIYEHVIQINPNKDGEE encoded by the coding sequence ATGAATTTTTTTGAATTCACAACATTTCGAACAAAAAATATCATCTTGGGCATTTGGGAATGCTTGAAACAATTGGGAAGAAAGGAGTTGGCCTATCTTCTTTTATTGACGCTTGTATGCCTTGTGTATTTTGTACAGGGAGATCACAAGATGTCGGAAACGAGACTGCATGACGCCACCGTTGCCATGGCCCAGTATCAAGAACGCCTAAAACTGAATATAAATTCCGATTATGGCGATTCACTGACCGTTCAAAAAGAGCGGGAACAACTACTGATGGCCATCGAGGAACGCATCGTGACGTATCTCTATCAAATTCCCGATTATTCCTATATAGGTTCACTGGAAACGTACTTGAAATGTCGCCACGTACTATTGGAGCAACTCCCTTCCGCCGTTCCCTTGGAAAAAGGAGATTATATACTTTCGAGCGATTACGGTATTCGGAGCCATCCGATTTCCGGAAAGACAAAAAAACATTTTGGAATCGATTTGGCCGCATCCAACGGCAAACCCGTCTACGCATCGGCCTCCGGTATCATTACCGATATTTTCTATTCCGATAAGGGCTATGGAACCCATATCATAATCAAGCACCGATTCGGTTTTCAGACCCTTTATGGGCATCTGGATAAAGTTTTGGCCCATAAGGGCCAAAAGGTCGAACAGCATGAACTCATCGCTACCGTGGGAAGTTCGGGAAGTTCCACTGGCTACCACTTACATTACGAGACCATCAAAAATCAAGTAAAGATCGATCCGAGACCCTCACTTGCCTTAAAGAAGAAGATATATGAACATGTAATCCAAATAAATCCAAATAAAGATGGAGAAGAATAG
- a CDS encoding SNF2-related protein: MKYSKKKYLDYLVRTIEALHSPENQSHFFINNPGFGNIFDILKNDAYRAQLIRILEKYYGEEYTNTIIGSLKKGSLNSFYTPEPIIDAISHYLKTQGSFTPKTILEPSAGNGLFIRELLRRYPSAKFTAFEKEILTVRILEHNFRFRQRVKIFGVPFENLSRTDAAKSYDLVISNVPFGDNKIFDSGLMGHPLQTKISRNIHSYFVYRSLECLKPSGVSILICTKNFMDRTKYVPIREHIIKRNNFMGGVRLPDTTFSKENTAIVTDILVFQNNRRIETSNEQKKINSLFANSSEQTVGKNNVQINDYYTEYTSQIIGTIEEGGLYNNADYTVKSDKGLAHIALEIKALMAGFTVQPKAQKKATIPAIAPKPKETSQAEETAIGISGADDPELKPGNLTIKQQKLYKVEEENGLRLLKVKPREFDRLSKIIALRDTYFKFLRAPEEQIDKVRDELDYQYDAFNFQYGRLHDKANYPFVTLDIQGPLILGLETPKDGNFIKSEVFNKSFRSISKEKPQEPKKVLSLEDAIYYSLNKFNRIKLDSLVSNTGMEQDEIIKKALDLQLLFLDPKEQGWELAPKFLFLSGTIYEKLNAYRKNDFGEYQSYVDKSYIERTVVALEKVKPPMTPYEDLDIKLHEPWFPIEYTQAFIFDTYRSLVHIAYNESTSKYMVKIEKTDYEYIKKFSVRTEHRYYNFKEILEGALNSTIPYVTKGSKQYKRTDKAKMQEIRIKFDLIYKEFTAYILGKPEIKAQLERIFYNTYDAQVHPKYDGDYLHFEGLQYFTPYKSQMDTVAGIIVNQGLLVNKEVGFGKTLDIALTTQKLKELNLSEKTLVIGLRSTVVQLERELLNAFPTMKLLVAHDKVVNGKTKRDTFFKKIKNGRHDVVLMSHDTFKFIPQSPEIIHEIISEELANLERDLSVINENKYDVGKRVLKGLEKRKENLNVTLEQVYYQIKSKQNDAIDFEQMGFEHIMVDESHKFKNLMYTTRHHRVAGLNTNKGSERSKNLLVAIRTLQRAKTRDFQTTFLSGTPISNSITEVYVLFKYLIPHRMEQMNITSFDQWAQVFANKSYEFEPTVSGDYKVRERFRSFKKMKLLSSLYNEISIIVNGTTHQIDRPKMQLDVHTLKPTAAQLEYFEQIKEFLRTGDSSLLYGDKDYTEDQKSALSLIALHHMRNASIDPRMLNQNLEDPGDAKLQKIASEVYDTYRKTDAFKGTQAIFSDLGVPKDTFNIYDELKRILTEEFDIPKEEVVFIHDFKTDNKRLECFKQVNEGTYRVIIGSTEKLGTGTNIQERLVRIHHVDIPYRPTDIDQRNGRGVRKGNIGAKQHFGDKVVVSFYIVENCTDALMLNNVNIKKNFIEQLTNGTIQFNRLDMGAVNDEGTIDYKTLLAVAKNDPLYLEKEELGKELDELELERSIFKKNRLEAKNNIAFYETELTRTTKNIDKLEKDLSLWTTLQEKDVYYSALGKALDSPDTMDANMLGQILNSRLQAKREEVGQHTIMTISNARLVLDVEDKLHHRLLVLTPNASYGYGSKRIVANWQSLTDYVYNALSKIPKSLLAQKEHLAEYKKSIKANRKVLELEFDKTEKLALVQKRLVEINTDLDEKYDAEPEEKEEKCNSQSARSQNINMNQEISM, from the coding sequence ATGAAATACTCAAAAAAGAAGTACCTGGATTATTTGGTCAGGACGATTGAAGCACTCCACAGTCCTGAAAATCAATCCCATTTTTTCATCAACAATCCAGGATTCGGAAATATCTTCGACATTCTAAAAAATGATGCCTACCGGGCACAGCTCATTAGGATATTGGAGAAATATTATGGCGAAGAATACACAAACACCATTATCGGTAGCCTAAAAAAAGGATCGCTTAATTCTTTTTACACCCCCGAGCCGATTATCGATGCAATATCCCACTATTTAAAAACCCAAGGGTCCTTTACTCCTAAAACCATTCTTGAGCCAAGCGCCGGTAACGGGCTGTTCATTCGGGAATTGTTGAGGCGCTATCCCTCCGCGAAGTTTACCGCTTTTGAAAAGGAGATACTAACCGTACGAATATTGGAGCACAACTTCAGGTTCCGGCAGCGGGTCAAAATCTTCGGCGTTCCCTTTGAAAACCTTTCCCGGACCGATGCTGCGAAAAGCTATGACCTGGTCATCAGCAATGTGCCCTTTGGGGACAATAAAATATTCGACAGCGGTCTAATGGGCCATCCGTTACAAACCAAGATTTCCAGAAATATCCATTCCTATTTTGTCTACAGAAGTCTTGAATGTCTAAAACCTTCAGGTGTTTCCATTTTGATATGCACCAAGAATTTTATGGACAGGACCAAATACGTTCCAATTCGGGAGCATATCATCAAGCGAAACAATTTTATGGGTGGGGTGCGTCTGCCCGATACTACGTTTTCCAAAGAGAACACGGCTATTGTAACGGATATTCTGGTTTTCCAAAATAACCGGCGTATTGAAACTTCGAACGAACAGAAGAAAATAAACAGCTTGTTTGCCAACAGTTCAGAGCAAACCGTAGGGAAAAATAATGTTCAGATAAACGACTACTATACCGAATATACCTCCCAAATTATTGGAACTATCGAAGAAGGCGGTCTCTACAACAATGCGGACTACACCGTAAAAAGCGATAAAGGCTTGGCGCATATCGCTCTTGAAATCAAAGCGTTGATGGCAGGATTTACCGTGCAACCAAAGGCGCAAAAAAAGGCCACAATTCCGGCCATTGCCCCAAAACCTAAAGAAACCTCGCAGGCGGAAGAAACGGCCATCGGTATTTCCGGTGCTGACGATCCCGAACTTAAACCTGGAAATCTGACCATCAAGCAACAAAAACTCTATAAAGTAGAAGAGGAAAACGGTTTACGGTTATTGAAAGTAAAGCCCCGGGAGTTCGATAGGCTGTCAAAAATAATAGCGCTGCGGGATACCTATTTCAAATTTTTACGGGCACCCGAAGAACAGATCGACAAGGTAAGGGACGAGCTAGACTATCAATACGATGCCTTCAATTTCCAGTACGGGCGGCTCCATGACAAAGCCAACTATCCCTTTGTGACCTTGGATATTCAGGGGCCTTTGATTTTGGGGCTGGAAACACCGAAAGACGGAAACTTTATCAAATCGGAGGTTTTCAATAAATCATTCCGGTCGATTTCAAAAGAAAAGCCGCAAGAGCCGAAGAAAGTGCTCAGCTTGGAAGATGCCATTTATTATTCCCTGAACAAATTCAATCGAATAAAATTGGATTCCCTGGTTTCGAACACGGGCATGGAACAGGACGAAATCATAAAAAAGGCTTTGGATCTGCAACTATTGTTTTTGGACCCGAAGGAGCAGGGATGGGAACTGGCCCCCAAGTTCCTGTTTTTATCGGGAACCATTTACGAAAAACTGAATGCCTATCGCAAAAACGATTTTGGGGAATATCAGTCCTATGTGGACAAATCCTATATCGAACGTACTGTTGTTGCCTTGGAAAAGGTAAAGCCACCGATGACCCCTTACGAGGATCTGGATATCAAACTCCATGAACCGTGGTTTCCCATTGAATATACCCAAGCCTTCATTTTCGACACCTACCGCTCCTTGGTACATATCGCCTATAACGAGAGTACCTCCAAGTACATGGTCAAAATCGAAAAGACGGATTATGAGTATATCAAAAAATTCAGCGTGCGTACGGAACATCGCTATTACAATTTCAAAGAGATATTGGAAGGCGCATTGAACTCCACCATACCCTACGTCACAAAAGGCTCGAAACAATATAAGCGCACGGACAAGGCGAAAATGCAGGAAATACGCATCAAGTTCGACCTTATTTACAAGGAGTTTACCGCATACATCTTGGGCAAGCCTGAAATCAAGGCGCAATTGGAGCGTATTTTTTACAATACCTACGATGCCCAGGTCCATCCGAAATACGACGGTGACTACCTTCATTTTGAAGGGCTGCAATATTTTACCCCGTACAAAAGCCAAATGGATACGGTTGCGGGAATCATCGTAAACCAAGGCCTTTTGGTCAACAAGGAAGTCGGTTTTGGAAAAACCTTGGATATTGCCCTTACGACCCAGAAACTAAAGGAGCTGAACCTCTCGGAAAAGACATTGGTCATCGGTCTTCGCTCCACCGTGGTGCAATTGGAACGGGAGTTGTTAAATGCATTTCCCACGATGAAACTATTGGTGGCCCATGATAAGGTAGTAAACGGGAAGACAAAGCGAGACACCTTTTTTAAGAAAATAAAAAATGGCCGGCATGACGTCGTGCTGATGAGTCATGACACGTTTAAGTTCATACCCCAATCCCCCGAGATCATCCATGAAATCATAAGCGAGGAGCTGGCAAACCTTGAACGCGACCTTAGCGTAATCAACGAAAATAAATACGATGTAGGCAAAAGGGTGCTCAAAGGTCTGGAGAAACGAAAGGAAAACCTGAACGTAACCTTGGAGCAGGTCTATTACCAGATCAAAAGCAAACAGAACGATGCCATCGATTTTGAGCAGATGGGGTTTGAACATATTATGGTAGATGAATCCCACAAGTTCAAGAACCTGATGTACACAACAAGGCACCACAGGGTTGCGGGGCTGAATACCAACAAAGGCTCCGAACGCAGTAAAAACCTTTTGGTGGCCATCCGAACACTGCAGAGGGCAAAGACAAGGGATTTTCAGACCACTTTTCTATCGGGTACGCCCATTTCCAATTCCATTACGGAGGTCTATGTGCTGTTCAAATATCTAATCCCGCATAGAATGGAACAGATGAACATTACATCATTCGACCAATGGGCACAGGTCTTCGCCAACAAATCCTATGAATTTGAACCTACCGTCTCGGGGGATTATAAAGTTCGCGAACGCTTTCGTTCGTTCAAGAAAATGAAACTGTTGTCCTCACTGTACAATGAGATTTCCATAATTGTCAACGGAACCACGCACCAAATCGATAGGCCCAAAATGCAGCTCGATGTGCACACGCTAAAACCCACGGCGGCCCAATTGGAATATTTTGAACAGATCAAGGAATTTCTAAGAACGGGGGACAGCAGCCTATTATATGGGGATAAGGACTATACGGAAGACCAAAAAAGCGCCCTCTCACTGATTGCCTTGCACCACATGAGAAACGCCTCCATAGACCCAAGGATGTTGAACCAGAACCTAGAAGATCCGGGCGATGCCAAACTGCAGAAAATAGCCTCCGAGGTATATGACACCTATAGGAAAACGGACGCTTTTAAAGGTACACAGGCCATTTTTTCGGACCTGGGCGTACCGAAAGACACATTTAATATTTACGATGAACTCAAACGCATTCTGACCGAAGAATTCGATATTCCCAAAGAAGAAGTGGTATTTATCCATGATTTCAAGACCGACAACAAGCGGCTGGAATGCTTTAAGCAAGTGAACGAAGGCACTTATAGGGTCATCATCGGTTCTACTGAAAAGTTGGGGACCGGTACCAATATCCAAGAAAGATTGGTACGCATCCATCACGTGGACATTCCCTATCGTCCGACGGACATCGACCAACGAAACGGTAGGGGAGTCCGTAAAGGCAATATTGGCGCAAAGCAGCATTTTGGGGACAAGGTCGTTGTTTCCTTTTACATTGTCGAAAACTGTACCGATGCCCTCATGCTCAACAACGTCAACATCAAGAAAAATTTTATCGAGCAATTGACCAATGGCACCATACAGTTCAATCGGCTGGATATGGGCGCGGTAAACGATGAGGGCACCATAGATTACAAAACGCTCTTGGCGGTCGCAAAGAACGACCCGTTGTATCTGGAAAAAGAGGAATTGGGCAAAGAATTGGACGAACTGGAACTGGAACGATCCATTTTCAAGAAGAACCGTTTGGAGGCCAAGAACAATATCGCCTTTTATGAAACCGAACTGACAAGAACGACAAAGAATATTGACAAACTTGAAAAAGACCTGTCCTTGTGGACCACGCTGCAAGAAAAGGACGTTTACTATAGTGCATTGGGAAAGGCACTTGATAGCCCCGATACCATGGATGCCAATATGTTGGGCCAAATACTTAATTCGAGGTTACAGGCCAAACGGGAAGAAGTTGGCCAGCATACCATTATGACTATATCCAATGCAAGACTGGTTCTTGACGTAGAAGACAAATTGCACCACCGCTTATTGGTACTTACCCCGAATGCCTCCTATGGTTATGGTTCCAAGAGAATCGTGGCCAACTGGCAAAGCCTGACCGACTATGTTTACAATGCCCTATCCAAAATCCCGAAATCCCTCTTGGCACAAAAGGAACATCTGGCCGAGTACAAAAAATCCATAAAGGCCAACCGGAAAGTATTGGAACTTGAATTCGACAAGACCGAAAAACTGGCATTGGTTCAGAAAAGGCTCGTAGAAATCAATACCGACCTTGATGAAAAGTACGATGCCGAACCGGAGGAAAAAGAAGAGAAATGTAACTCACAAAGTGCACGGTCACAGAATATAAACATGAACCAAGAAATTTCAATGTAA
- a CDS encoding HNH endonuclease, giving the protein MRCIFCKKSSGRSSSIQHIIPESLGNKELILRPGVVCDECNQYFAVKIEKPLLEMKYFQNVRFRNNIKSKKERNIPYKTLFPHKDGGWFDMYMDGDSLGFRGDDTKVINLIRNKKVNKLMFEVVDMPENKNYQMSRFLAKTALELFALKAGHNQSNLNEVIDMSELDPLREYARFGKGEQWIYSQRRIYSEEARFVDPIFNPKPYEVLHELDFLIIEPGIYYFVLVIMGVEYVINCGASELNLFNDWLERNENQSPIRRFTERMVKE; this is encoded by the coding sequence ATGCGTTGTATTTTCTGCAAGAAATCGTCCGGCAGGTCTTCAAGTATTCAGCATATCATTCCAGAATCGTTAGGCAATAAAGAATTGATTCTTCGACCTGGTGTGGTATGTGATGAATGTAACCAATATTTTGCCGTGAAAATTGAGAAACCATTATTGGAGATGAAGTATTTCCAAAATGTAAGATTTAGAAACAATATCAAATCTAAAAAAGAGCGTAACATCCCATACAAAACCCTATTTCCGCATAAAGATGGTGGCTGGTTTGATATGTATATGGATGGGGATAGTTTGGGTTTTAGAGGCGATGATACTAAAGTAATAAACTTAATACGCAACAAGAAGGTCAATAAATTAATGTTTGAAGTGGTGGATATGCCTGAAAACAAAAACTACCAAATGTCCCGTTTTCTTGCAAAGACCGCTCTGGAGTTATTTGCTTTAAAAGCAGGTCATAACCAGTCAAATCTGAATGAAGTTATTGATATGTCCGAATTAGACCCATTACGTGAATATGCCCGGTTTGGAAAAGGAGAACAATGGATTTATAGTCAGCGTAGAATTTATTCCGAAGAGGCGCGGTTTGTAGACCCTATATTCAATCCTAAACCCTACGAAGTACTTCACGAATTGGATTTCTTAATCATCGAACCGGGCATATATTATTTCGTTCTTGTAATTATGGGTGTTGAATATGTAATTAACTGTGGAGCTTCTGAGCTGAATTTATTTAATGATTGGTTAGAACGAAATGAAAATCAATCGCCTATAAGGCGTTTTACGGAGAGAATGGTCAAGGAGTAA
- a CDS encoding DUF488 family protein produces MFYRRKLVFALLEKFEDGLESTRLQKLMFLLTQMQKEPNYDFVPYRYGCYSYSLKADLAAMVKHDWLVESEKTYSLNVKKKYYKELTPVDKQLVNETFELYGSMKTDVITKHTYINFPYYATNSIIAERILPEKFFERVVTARHNDESTVLFTIGYEGISLEEYLNRLLKNNVHLLVDVRRNPLSQKYGFSKKSLSSFCSRLGIEYIHIPDVGIDSSKRRELNTQEDYDLLFDEYKATVLKEAIESQNFILSLLEKHRRIALTCFEADTCQCHRTHLAENLKKSPNFKYDLKHI; encoded by the coding sequence ATGTTTTATCGAAGAAAGTTGGTTTTTGCTTTACTGGAAAAGTTTGAAGATGGATTGGAAAGCACTCGTCTTCAAAAACTTATGTTTTTGTTGACCCAAATGCAGAAAGAACCCAACTATGATTTCGTTCCTTATCGATATGGGTGCTATTCGTATTCTCTGAAGGCGGATTTGGCGGCTATGGTAAAACATGATTGGTTAGTTGAATCAGAGAAAACCTATAGTCTTAATGTAAAGAAGAAATATTATAAAGAACTTACCCCAGTAGATAAGCAACTTGTCAACGAAACTTTCGAGCTTTACGGAAGCATGAAAACGGATGTCATTACAAAACATACATATATCAATTTTCCGTATTATGCCACCAATAGCATTATAGCAGAGAGAATTCTTCCAGAAAAGTTTTTTGAAAGAGTTGTAACTGCACGTCATAATGATGAATCTACAGTTTTATTTACTATTGGGTATGAAGGTATTTCGCTAGAGGAATACTTAAACAGGTTACTAAAAAACAATGTCCATCTTCTTGTAGACGTCAGAAGAAACCCCTTGAGCCAGAAATACGGTTTTAGCAAAAAGTCTTTAAGTAGTTTTTGTAGTCGATTGGGAATTGAGTACATCCATATTCCGGATGTAGGCATTGATTCTAGTAAAAGGCGAGAATTAAATACGCAAGAAGACTATGATTTGCTTTTCGATGAATATAAGGCGACCGTACTAAAAGAGGCCATTGAAAGTCAAAATTTTATACTCAGTTTGTTGGAAAAACACAGGCGTATTGCCCTTACTTGTTTTGAGGCCGATACCTGTCAATGCCATAGAACCCACCTAGCTGAAAATTTGAAGAAGTCTCCTAATTTTAAATACGATTTGAAGCATATTTAA
- a CDS encoding PRTRC system protein E, which yields MTDFFSTLRQTGIEQYGISVSFDGDSVSVSVLPKSSAKDKALQSIKPLTLRGNVTEVDEKFFQVLQKPLEQTKALFRNTVAFEKALAETEQKTQQAKKKKESTTKKVTELKQLLKEKDFNPMSDHKKATDIANEILKIDPNHKEAQKVIKDMKAYESPKLFQ from the coding sequence ATGACAGACTTCTTTTCAACATTACGGCAAACGGGTATAGAACAATATGGCATAAGTGTCTCTTTTGATGGGGATTCGGTCAGCGTGTCCGTTTTGCCCAAATCGAGTGCCAAGGACAAGGCCCTCCAATCCATAAAACCGCTTACCCTACGGGGAAACGTAACGGAAGTGGACGAGAAATTCTTTCAAGTTCTTCAAAAACCATTGGAGCAGACCAAGGCACTTTTCAGAAACACCGTTGCTTTTGAAAAAGCCTTGGCGGAAACCGAACAAAAGACCCAACAGGCCAAGAAGAAAAAAGAATCGACTACCAAAAAGGTCACCGAGTTAAAGCAACTTCTAAAAGAGAAGGACTTTAACCCCATGAGCGACCATAAGAAGGCAACGGACATTGCCAACGAAATCTTGAAGATAGACCCGAACCACAAGGAAGCGCAAAAGGTCATCAAGGATATGAAAGCATACGAATCCCCAAAACTTTTTCAATGA
- a CDS encoding PRTRC system protein C — protein sequence MMEIATIERKYIYQDGNNNAIELDDLDSQLTHQQVMEHYSQIYAELTNANIMDKGIVNGHHEIHFKTLAGTKG from the coding sequence ATGATGGAAATCGCAACGATAGAACGCAAGTACATCTACCAAGACGGCAACAACAATGCCATTGAGTTGGATGATTTGGATAGCCAATTGACCCATCAGCAAGTGATGGAACACTATTCGCAGATCTATGCCGAACTGACCAACGCCAATATCATGGACAAGGGCATAGTCAATGGCCATCATGAAATCCATTTCAAGACCTTGGCAGGAACAAAGGGATAG
- a CDS encoding PRTRC system ThiF family protein, whose amino-acid sequence MKTRIHFAPNYFYNPTHPITIALIGVGGTGSLMLARLARMDFALRQIGHPGLHIIAYDSDMVENNNVGRQLYALSDVGEYKVVNAVNKVNIAFGLQWEGIPMDALPDGEDIRANIIITCVDNARFRTLLSKSLAFPFKGSEYQSMFYWLDIGNCRDSGQFVLGTLFEEERNMEREDFEMVDKLKNIIDFFPDLDAHDIPRLQGAGCAYSDKLNEQSLFINDVLVAHASDCLFRLLYHKQIQKHGAFVNLESGKVNSILV is encoded by the coding sequence ATGAAAACTAGAATTCATTTCGCTCCCAACTACTTTTACAATCCAACACATCCCATAACCATTGCATTGATCGGGGTAGGGGGTACAGGTTCCCTGATGCTGGCACGGTTGGCACGGATGGATTTTGCCCTGCGCCAAATCGGACACCCAGGTTTGCACATAATCGCCTATGATTCGGATATGGTTGAAAACAACAATGTTGGCAGACAACTCTATGCCCTTAGTGATGTAGGGGAGTATAAAGTGGTCAATGCCGTCAATAAGGTAAATATTGCCTTTGGTCTGCAATGGGAAGGAATTCCCATGGATGCACTTCCCGATGGCGAGGATATTCGGGCGAACATCATCATCACTTGTGTCGATAATGCCCGATTTAGAACGCTGTTATCAAAATCGCTTGCATTTCCCTTCAAGGGGTCTGAATATCAAAGCATGTTCTATTGGCTGGACATTGGCAACTGTAGGGATAGTGGGCAATTCGTGTTAGGAACTTTGTTCGAGGAAGAACGAAATATGGAACGGGAAGATTTTGAAATGGTGGACAAACTCAAAAACATCATCGATTTTTTTCCCGATTTGGATGCCCATGACATTCCCCGTCTTCAAGGTGCGGGATGTGCCTATTCCGATAAGCTGAACGAGCAATCACTTTTCATCAACGATGTACTGGTCGCCCATGCTTCCGATTGCCTATTTCGGTTATTGTACCACAAGCAGATTCAAAAGCATGGGGCATTTGTGAATTTGGAGAGTGGGAAGGTCAATTCGATTTTGGTCTAA
- a CDS encoding START-like domain-containing protein has protein sequence MSDKVKFELEFVIQASPQLLYQYISTPSGLSEWYADNVNSRGEIFTFIWDGAEERAKLLKRKSEEFVKLAWEENEDGSFFEMRIIVDEITKDVSLFITDFAEDDEVDEAKMLWENQVSDLKQVLGST, from the coding sequence ATGAGTGATAAGGTTAAATTTGAACTGGAGTTTGTAATCCAAGCTTCACCTCAGTTGCTTTACCAATATATTTCCACTCCTTCGGGACTGTCTGAATGGTATGCCGATAATGTTAATTCCCGTGGAGAAATATTCACCTTTATTTGGGATGGTGCAGAAGAACGTGCAAAACTGCTCAAACGAAAAAGTGAGGAATTCGTAAAGCTGGCATGGGAAGAAAATGAGGATGGTTCATTTTTTGAAATGCGGATAATAGTCGATGAAATAACAAAAGATGTTTCACTATTTATAACAGACTTTGCCGAGGATGACGAGGTGGACGAAGCAAAGATGCTTTGGGAAAACCAGGTTTCCGACCTTAAACAGGTTCTTGGCTCAACCTAG
- a CDS encoding aminotransferase class IV, with protein sequence MVNYNGELLAGDKAIFTGNNRAFKYGDALFESVRYVNGTLFFWEDHYFRLMASMRILRMEIPMEFTMEFLEEEIKKTITSNQLDSGAVRVRLSVFRNEGGLYTPSTNDVSYFIETRTMESPFFILNEGNYEVELFKDYYLNKDMLSNLKSTNKILNVVAGVYAKENNYANCLLVNTDKKVVEAINGNLFLVKGNEIKTPPLSDGCLDGIIRKNLMKIIAGSEEYDLVEDSISPFELQKVDELFITNSIVGIQPISKYRKKEYQAKVAKSLVGKLNAKARIG encoded by the coding sequence ATGGTCAATTACAATGGAGAACTTTTAGCAGGGGATAAGGCAATTTTCACAGGCAACAATAGGGCTTTCAAATATGGGGATGCCCTTTTTGAGTCGGTCCGATATGTAAACGGAACCCTCTTTTTTTGGGAAGACCACTATTTTAGATTGATGGCGTCCATGCGCATTTTGCGTATGGAAATCCCCATGGAATTCACTATGGAATTTTTAGAGGAGGAAATTAAAAAGACCATCACCTCCAATCAATTGGATAGTGGCGCCGTTCGAGTACGTTTATCGGTATTTAGAAACGAAGGTGGATTGTATACCCCATCCACCAATGATGTATCCTACTTTATAGAGACCCGTACCATGGAATCTCCTTTTTTCATTTTGAACGAAGGGAATTACGAAGTGGAATTGTTCAAAGATTACTACCTGAACAAGGATATGCTCTCCAATCTAAAATCCACCAACAAAATACTGAATGTGGTGGCAGGGGTTTATGCCAAAGAAAACAACTATGCCAATTGTTTGTTGGTGAACACGGATAAGAAGGTGGTGGAAGCCATCAATGGCAACCTATTTTTGGTAAAGGGCAACGAAATAAAAACACCACCCTTGAGCGATGGTTGTTTGGACGGCATCATCCGTAAAAACTTGATGAAAATCATCGCAGGTTCCGAAGAGTACGATTTGGTCGAGGATTCCATTTCTCCCTTTGAGCTTCAAAAAGTGGACGAACTGTTCATTACCAATTCCATCGTGGGTATTCAACCCATCAGTAAATACAGGAAAAAGGAATACCAGGCAAAAGTGGCAAAAAGTCTGGTGGGAAAATTAAACGCAAAGGCCCGGATAGGCTAA
- a CDS encoding YqgE/AlgH family protein: protein MVSQKPKKGNLLVAEPSLTGDVSFNRSVVLIAEHNHEGSVGFILNKPLDYTICDLVSDITIPFQVFNGGPVEQDNLYFIHKVPELIENSIEISDGIFWGGNFEMTVDLINSGTITEQDIRFFLGYSGWGTSQLDQELSSKSWVVLPNEYESSILEKAANVFWKEKMMELGGDYVLWSNAPENPSLN from the coding sequence ATGGTAAGTCAAAAGCCTAAAAAAGGGAATTTACTTGTTGCGGAACCTTCACTTACCGGTGACGTTTCTTTCAACAGGTCCGTTGTACTTATTGCCGAACACAACCATGAAGGTTCGGTCGGCTTTATTTTAAACAAACCTTTGGACTATACCATTTGCGACCTTGTTTCCGATATTACCATTCCTTTTCAGGTTTTTAATGGCGGTCCCGTAGAACAGGACAACCTTTATTTTATCCACAAGGTCCCAGAACTCATTGAAAACAGCATTGAAATTTCCGATGGTATTTTTTGGGGCGGTAATTTTGAGATGACCGTTGACCTTATCAATAGCGGAACCATTACGGAACAGGACATTCGTTTCTTTTTGGGGTACTCCGGTTGGGGAACCAGCCAATTGGACCAAGAACTTTCCTCCAAATCTTGGGTAGTACTGCCGAATGAATACGAAAGCAGTATTTTGGAAAAAGCGGCCAATGTCTTTTGGAAAGAAAAAATGATGGAGCTCGGCGGAGACTATGTTCTATGGTCCAATGCGCCCGAAAATCCATCGCTCAATTAG